A window from Chromatiaceae bacterium encodes these proteins:
- the ubiD gene encoding 4-hydroxy-3-polyprenylbenzoate decarboxylase: MKYRDLRDFIHQLEARGQLRRIAAEIDPYLEMTEVCDRTLRRAGPALLFERPKGHRIPVLGNLFGTPERVALGMGEESVGALREVGVLLSQLKEPEPPKGMKDAWDKLPVFRKVLDMAPKVVKGASCQANVLEGAEVDLGDLPVQTCWPGDAGPLITWGLVVTRGPHRARTNLGIYRMQVLGRDRVIMRWLAHRGGALDFRDWQQAHPGEPFPVAVALGADPATILGAVTPVPDSLSEYAFAGLLRGARTEVTRCVGSDLQVPANAEFVLEGHILPGDTAAEGPFGDHTGYYNEVDRFPVFTIDRITHRDDPIYHSTYTGRPPDEPAILGVALNEVFVPILRKQFPEIVDFYLPPEGCSYRMAVVSMKKQYPGHAKRVMFGVWSFLRQFMYTKFVIVTDDDVDVRDWNDVIWAMTTRMDPVRDTTLVENTPIDYLDFASPVSGLGGKVGFDATNKWPGETSREWGRPITMDAAVKARIDTLWDELGID; this comes from the coding sequence ATGAAATACCGCGATCTGCGCGATTTTATCCATCAGCTCGAGGCGCGTGGCCAGCTTCGGCGTATCGCCGCCGAGATCGATCCCTACCTGGAGATGACCGAGGTCTGTGATCGCACGCTGCGCCGCGCGGGACCGGCGCTGTTGTTCGAGAGGCCCAAGGGCCACCGTATCCCGGTGCTCGGCAATCTGTTCGGCACGCCGGAACGGGTCGCGCTGGGCATGGGCGAGGAGTCGGTCGGGGCATTGCGCGAGGTCGGTGTGCTGCTGTCGCAGCTCAAGGAGCCGGAACCGCCTAAGGGCATGAAGGACGCCTGGGACAAGCTGCCGGTGTTCCGCAAGGTGCTCGACATGGCGCCGAAGGTCGTCAAGGGCGCGAGCTGTCAGGCCAACGTGCTGGAAGGCGCCGAGGTCGACCTCGGTGACCTGCCGGTGCAGACCTGCTGGCCCGGCGATGCCGGTCCGTTGATCACCTGGGGCCTGGTCGTCACCCGCGGCCCACACCGTGCACGCACCAATCTCGGTATCTACCGGATGCAGGTGCTGGGTCGCGACCGCGTCATCATGCGTTGGTTGGCGCACCGCGGCGGTGCGCTCGATTTTCGCGACTGGCAGCAGGCGCACCCCGGCGAACCGTTCCCGGTCGCGGTTGCATTGGGCGCCGATCCGGCGACCATCCTCGGCGCGGTGACCCCGGTGCCGGACAGCCTGTCCGAGTACGCCTTCGCGGGCCTGCTGCGCGGTGCGCGCACCGAGGTCACGCGCTGTGTCGGTTCGGACCTGCAGGTCCCGGCGAATGCCGAGTTCGTGCTCGAGGGCCATATTCTCCCCGGCGATACGGCCGCCGAGGGACCCTTCGGAGACCACACGGGCTATTACAACGAGGTCGATCGTTTTCCGGTGTTCACGATCGACCGGATCACCCACCGCGACGACCCGATCTACCACAGCACCTATACCGGCCGGCCACCGGACGAGCCCGCGATCCTCGGCGTGGCGTTGAACGAGGTGTTCGTGCCGATCCTGCGGAAGCAGTTCCCGGAGATCGTCGACTTCTACCTGCCGCCCGAGGGTTGCTCGTACCGGATGGCGGTGGTCAGCATGAAGAAGCAGTACCCGGGACACGCCAAGCGGGTGATGTTCGGTGTCTGGTCGTTCCTGCGCCAGTTCATGTACACCAAGTTCGTGATCGTCACCGACGACGACGTCGATGTGCGCGACTGGAACGACGTGATCTGGGCGATGACGACGCGCATGGACCCGGTGCGCGACACGACGCTGGTCGAGAATACGCCGATCGACTATCTCGATTTCGCCTCACCGGTCTCGGGCCTGGGTGGCAAGGTCGGTTTCGATGCGACCAACAAGTGGCCCGGCGAGACCAGCCGGGAATGGGGCCGGCCGATCACCATGGATGCGGCGGTGAAGGCGCGCATCGATACGCTCTGGGACGAACTCGGCATCGACTGA